A genome region from Anopheles stephensi strain Indian chromosome 2, UCI_ANSTEP_V1.0, whole genome shotgun sequence includes the following:
- the LOC118504606 gene encoding sugar transporter SWEET1-like, producing MFSTTLLAGLEPYRERIGQAAGFLTVAQYVAGWFICNDIRRRGTTVGVSPVRFIGGCGLSILQLQYSQKLQAPALIWTSIITLTFSILYSLWYCWYTPRSLRSSFYRLTIGTATVTAGLYAYGAQGDSPEVMYRLGMVLTMLALAFIALPLAQLRSIIRAKSSAGLPLPAILASTGATILWLLYGLLINNTFIVVQKIIAMGLCMVQLSLFIIYPAAKADGKGKKQR from the exons ATGTTTAGCACGACACTATTAGCCGGTCTCGAACCGTACCGGGAGCGGATCGGACAGGCAGCCGGGTTTCTCACGGTTGCTCAGTACGTAGCGGGCTGGTTCATTTGTAATGACATTCGACGACGAGGAACGACGGTCGGTGTTTCACCGGTTCGGTTCATCGGTGGATGCGGACT CTCCATTCTTCAACTGCAGTACTCTCAGAAGCTTCAAGCTCCGGCACTAATCTGGACGAGTATTATTACACTAACCTTTTCAATACTTTACTCGCTTTGGTACTGTTGGTATACGCCGCGCAGTTTGAGAAGCTCGTTTTACAGACTCACGATCGGCACGGCCACTGTTACGGCGGGTCTGTACGCGTATGGCGCCCAGGGTGACAGTCCCGAAGTGATGTACCGGCTTGGAATGGTTTTGACAATGCTGGCCCTTGCATTCATCGCGCTTCCGCTGGCTCAGCTC CGTTCAATTATTCGCGCCAAAAGCAGTGCCGGATTGCCACTGCCGGCAATACTCGCCTCCACCGGTGCAACTATCCTGTGGCTGCTGTACGGGCTACTCATCAACAACACGTTCATAGTG GTCCAGAAAATCATAGCGATGGGCTTGTGCATGGTCCAGCTATCGTTGTTCATCATTTATCCAGCAGCCAAAGCTGACGGTAAGGGAAAAAAGCAACGCTAA